The following are encoded together in the Culex pipiens pallens isolate TS chromosome 1, TS_CPP_V2, whole genome shotgun sequence genome:
- the LOC120417779 gene encoding S-phase kinase-associated protein 1-like, which produces MPNIKLQSSDGEVFDTDVQIAKCSGTIKTMLEDLGMDEGEDEVVPLPNVNSAILRKVLQWATYHKDDPAPAEDDENKEKRTDDISSWDADFLKVDQGTLFELILAANYLDIKGLLDVTCKTVANMIKGKTPEEIRKTFNIKNDFTPAEEEQVRKENEWCEEK; this is translated from the coding sequence atgcCGAACATCAAGCTGCAGTCTTCCGACGGGGAAGTGTTTGACACGGACGTGCAGATCGCGAAATGTTCCGGCACGATCAAGACGATGCTGGAGGATTTGGGCATGGACGAGGGCGAGGACGAGGTGGTGCCGCTGCCGAACGTCAACTCGGCCATCCTGCGGAAGGTGCTGCAGTGGGCCACCTACCACAAGGACGATCCGGCCCCGGCCGAGGACGATGAGAACAAGGAGAAGCGGACGGACGACATCAGCTCGTGGGACGCGGACTTCCTGAAGGTGGACCAGGGCACGCTGTTCGAGCTGATCCTGGCCGCGAACTATCTGGACATCAAGGGCCTGTTGGACGTCACCTGCAAGACCGTGGCCAACATGATCAAGGGCAAGACCCCGGAGGAAATCCGCAAGACGTTCAACATCAAGAACGACTTTACGCCCGCCGAGGAGGAACAGGTGCGCAAGGAGAACGAGTGGTGCGAGGAGAAGTAA
- the LOC120417758 gene encoding uncharacterized protein LOC120417758, whose product MAVFGPGKPRKIPVPKRHGVRDPLKRKAEQEAAIKDKINNPPKERDVQEVSNRFKRFVQLKEQANNPAAAAAQKRKQQQKRKRDNKRSALQVGDSVVHQLPKEPEAAFLERVTKVQQDRVLEAKFSTKYNVEVERDDSTGAIKLKKKKSHEIDELLKKKVEEAKGGFKRKKKVREVQKKLTLSEKKALKKQKLADKQRKEEDKLLEEFQLDKVEFGEVVSGPPTLNTKPRHADKLDGAPRPGKKRLLLHTMLEQSKEGGEEGEEEEPRKKKAKKADKNQPKVDLKGKRKNLPVATRIKLDREQQSVIEMYRQIKKQGRKVE is encoded by the exons ATGGCAGTGTTCGGTCCCGGAAAACCCCGGAAGATTCCGGTTCCCAAGCGGCACGGCGTGCGCGACCCACTGAAGAGGAAGGCCGAACAGGAAGCTGC GATCAaagacaaaatcaacaatcctCCGAAGGAACGCGACGTTCAGGAAGTTTCGAACCGATTCAAACGGTTTGTCCAACTTAAGGAGCAGGCCAACAACCCGGCTGCGGCCGCCGCTCAGAAGCGCAAACAGCAACAGAAGCGTAAACGCGACAACAAACGGAGTGCCCTCCAGGTCGGCGATTCCGTCGTGCACCAGCTGCCCAAGGAACCGGAAGCGGCCTTTCTGGAGCGTGTCACCAAAGTGCAGCAAGACCGCGTGCTCGAGGCCAAATTCTCCACCAAGTACAACGTCGAAGTGGAACGGGATGACTCGACCGGGGCGATTAAGCTCAAGAAGAAAAAGTCCCACGAAATCGACGAgctgcttaagaaaaaggtcgaAGAGGCCAAGGGTGGCTTCAAGCGGAAAAAGAAGGTCAGGGAGGTCCAGAAGAAGCTGACGCTGAGCGAGAAGAAGGCTCTCAAGAAGCAGAAACTGGCCGACAAGCAGCGCAAAGAGGAAGACAAACTGCTGGAAGAGTTCCAACTGGATAAGGTCGAGTTTGGCGAAGTGGTCAGCGGACCTCCCACGCTCAACACCAAACCACGGCACGCGGACAAGCTGGACGGAGCGCCGAGGCCGGGCAAGAAGCGACTGCTGCTGCACACGATGCTGGAACAGTCAAAGGAAGGCGGTGAGGAGGGTGAGGAAGAGGAGCCGCGAAAAAAGAAGGCAAAAAAGGCGGACAAGAACCAGCCAAAGGTGGACCTGAAGGGAAAGCGGAAGAACTTGCCGGTGGCGACCCGGATCAAGCTGGACCGGGAGCAGCAAAGTGTGATTGAAATGTACCGGCAGATTAAGAAGCAGGGGAGGAAGGTTGAATaa